The following proteins are co-located in the Fusobacteria bacterium ZRK30 genome:
- a CDS encoding PD-(D/E)XK nuclease family protein has protein sequence MKKEYYSYNEEIIQNIEPGKIHIFPKSVDKSLAKERYMESMEKNKDNEGPNIFLKQPKFMGLGEFKTNLFLSDEMVLREEKQVIAFYRSLSSKNRKELGVESYYDVIDIAANFLNFFKLLKEYRLTEVRDLRKWQKKIYDTFLDIEKNYIKFLSDKNYTDPTFIIKDENYSSKSLDGYRDIVIYNKIHFTPLEKWVVEKLESDGFIVTLKLQMAKEDFCEETLAIKDVKIGVANTTKKIEVYTVDDEFTELLKVLEIQKKIKNMDDKNRGIKIFDANNDNYKYNNFFNETRYISDLPIFSLLEGLHKLLSTLEEIEGELALELYTVVDIIKGDEISKYYKIVPEDFDKFKVLVNEGYKYLTKYVIAERLGDENFIYRIFEDIEQMKTYDNLKKWTEELTFSTEQLEKVLDGSENIGKYFEALSEIEVIEDLDVVDGWKNFFGQGKTAEGLLKLILKYLEFKEISGNLDTILRKQGLEEIKTTRSKNLLLMNISDSFIPQNKQNTFLFTEQQKKNLGVKGVDEIRLEEKYNLFRAVMTSENSTILAIKNMGSDSSLSPFVEELLGQFKVKSKHLKQPLENYLELIRPDSRVENIEDDEELFEGEKPTEMKFETEELQNPFGITAYMCDELFNCKYKMYLRYLVKLNREELEVERDLTRREYGNLAHELFEAVLKKIELTRDYSLLKEGGIEVGIVMGVLEELVGSRRLKLPRLNERYYREIIYKNLADSVGEFFRKISKELRGKEIKGLLIEELLKDDIKNKTIGIVGRAKADFIIKTDRMDYIIDFKTGNLNERQLDFYSILHAGEADLTEKYIFNVDKGSLEKSKKIKLVKDEIGKNKIDPDGKERKLGVLEIELKEFLNSGIFERNKTSKCDRCEYLDICKVGELDENKGQ, from the coding sequence ATGAAAAAAGAATATTACTCATACAATGAGGAGATAATACAAAATATAGAACCGGGAAAGATCCATATCTTTCCTAAGTCGGTAGATAAAAGTTTAGCTAAAGAAAGATATATGGAGAGTATGGAAAAAAATAAAGACAATGAAGGTCCCAATATATTTTTGAAACAGCCAAAATTTATGGGATTAGGAGAGTTTAAAACTAACTTGTTTTTAAGTGACGAGATGGTGTTAAGGGAAGAGAAACAGGTGATAGCCTTTTACAGGTCGTTGAGCTCCAAAAACAGAAAGGAATTAGGGGTAGAAAGTTACTACGATGTAATCGACATTGCCGCTAATTTTTTAAATTTCTTTAAACTGTTGAAGGAATATAGGTTAACAGAGGTGAGAGACCTCAGGAAGTGGCAGAAGAAGATATATGATACATTTTTGGATATTGAAAAAAATTATATAAAATTTTTGTCGGATAAAAATTATACTGATCCTACTTTTATAATAAAGGATGAAAACTATAGTTCTAAAAGTCTGGATGGATATAGGGATATAGTTATATATAATAAGATCCATTTTACCCCGTTGGAAAAATGGGTAGTTGAAAAATTAGAGAGTGATGGATTTATAGTAACTCTAAAATTACAGATGGCTAAAGAGGATTTTTGTGAGGAAACGTTGGCTATAAAGGATGTAAAAATAGGGGTAGCTAATACCACTAAAAAAATAGAAGTTTATACTGTAGATGATGAATTTACAGAACTTTTAAAAGTTTTGGAGATACAAAAAAAGATTAAAAATATGGATGATAAAAATAGAGGTATTAAAATTTTTGATGCAAATAACGATAACTACAAATATAACAATTTTTTTAATGAAACCAGGTATATATCGGATCTCCCTATCTTTTCCCTTTTGGAGGGGCTGCACAAATTATTGTCTACCCTGGAGGAGATAGAAGGGGAATTGGCTTTGGAACTTTACACTGTTGTGGATATTATAAAAGGAGATGAGATCTCTAAATACTATAAGATCGTACCTGAGGATTTTGATAAATTCAAGGTTTTGGTGAATGAAGGTTACAAATATTTGACGAAATATGTTATAGCAGAAAGACTTGGAGATGAAAACTTTATCTACAGGATATTCGAAGATATAGAGCAGATGAAAACCTACGATAACTTAAAAAAATGGACTGAAGAACTTACTTTTTCTACTGAACAGCTGGAAAAAGTATTGGATGGAAGTGAAAATATCGGGAAGTATTTTGAGGCTCTCAGTGAGATAGAGGTTATAGAAGACCTGGATGTGGTAGATGGCTGGAAAAACTTTTTTGGACAGGGAAAAACAGCAGAAGGATTGCTGAAATTGATATTAAAATATTTAGAGTTTAAGGAGATATCAGGCAATTTGGATACGATATTAAGGAAACAAGGGCTCGAAGAGATAAAAACTACAAGGAGTAAAAACCTTTTATTGATGAATATTTCAGATAGTTTTATACCCCAAAATAAACAGAATACATTTTTATTTACAGAGCAGCAGAAAAAAAACTTAGGTGTAAAAGGTGTGGATGAGATAAGACTAGAAGAGAAATATAATTTATTCAGGGCTGTGATGACCAGTGAAAACTCTACTATATTAGCTATAAAAAATATGGGTTCAGACAGTTCCCTTTCTCCGTTTGTGGAGGAACTCCTGGGACAATTTAAAGTAAAATCTAAACATTTGAAGCAACCCTTGGAAAACTACTTAGAATTAATAAGACCGGACTCTAGAGTAGAAAATATAGAAGATGATGAAGAGTTGTTTGAGGGAGAAAAACCTACTGAGATGAAGTTTGAAACGGAAGAATTACAAAACCCATTTGGGATAACAGCATATATGTGTGATGAGTTGTTTAACTGTAAATATAAGATGTATCTCAGATATTTGGTGAAGCTGAATAGGGAGGAGCTTGAGGTGGAGAGGGATCTCACACGTCGGGAATATGGAAACCTTGCCCATGAACTATTTGAGGCAGTGTTAAAAAAAATAGAGTTGACCAGGGATTATTCCTTGCTGAAAGAAGGCGGGATAGAAGTGGGGATAGTTATGGGAGTCTTAGAAGAGTTGGTAGGCAGCAGAAGATTGAAATTGCCGAGGTTAAATGAAAGGTATTATAGGGAGATCATCTATAAAAATTTAGCTGACAGTGTGGGAGAATTTTTTAGAAAGATCTCAAAGGAGCTACGTGGTAAGGAGATAAAGGGACTTCTAATAGAGGAACTTTTGAAGGATGATATAAAAAATAAAACTATAGGTATTGTAGGGAGAGCTAAGGCAGACTTTATAATTAAAACCGATAGAATGGATTATATTATCGACTTTAAAACTGGAAACCTGAATGAAAGGCAGCTGGATTTCTATAGTATCTTACATGCAGGAGAGGCAGACCTGACAGAAAAATATATATTTAATGTGGATAAGGGAAGTTTGGAAAAGAGTAAAAAAATCAAGTTGGTAAAAGATGAAATTGGCAAGAATAAAATAGATCCTGATGGGAAGGAAAGGAAATTAGGGGTTTTGGAAATAGAACTGAAAGAATTTTTGAACTCAGGAATTTTTGAGAGGAATAAAACAAGTAAGTGTGACAGATGTGAATATCTAGATATCTGTAAGGTTGGTGAATTAGATGAAAACAAGGGACAATAA
- a CDS encoding SPFH/Band 7/PHB domain protein — protein sequence MLLFFPLILVVILLIVTNIRIVPQSQAYVIERLGAYMSTWGVGLKIKVPFVDRIAKKVSLKEQVIDFPPQPVITRDNVTMQIDTVIYFQITDPKLYAYGVEYPLSAIENLTATTLRNIIGELELDSTLTSRDVVNTKMRSILDEATDPWGIKVNRVELKNIMPPAEIQDAMEKQMKAERERRQKILIAEGEKTSAILVAEGEKQSAILRAEANKEAAVRVAEGEAEALLEVTKARAESLKLLNESHPTKEVLSLKAMEAFVKVSDGKATKIIIPSELQNVANIATAFTAVGENKGK from the coding sequence ATGTTATTATTTTTTCCATTGATATTAGTGGTGATATTACTGATTGTAACTAACATCAGAATTGTACCGCAATCACAGGCATATGTTATAGAGAGGTTAGGAGCCTATATGAGTACTTGGGGTGTAGGTTTAAAAATTAAGGTTCCATTTGTAGATAGGATAGCTAAAAAGGTATCGTTGAAGGAACAGGTTATAGATTTCCCTCCACAACCAGTTATTACGAGGGATAATGTAACTATGCAGATAGATACTGTAATCTATTTTCAAATTACGGATCCTAAATTATATGCTTATGGGGTAGAATATCCTTTAAGTGCTATTGAAAACCTGACAGCTACTACCCTTAGAAATATAATAGGGGAATTAGAACTAGATTCTACACTAACATCTAGAGATGTTGTAAATACTAAGATGAGATCTATACTGGATGAAGCTACAGATCCATGGGGAATCAAGGTAAACAGGGTAGAATTGAAAAATATTATGCCACCTGCAGAAATCCAGGATGCTATGGAAAAACAAATGAAAGCAGAAAGAGAGAGAAGACAAAAGATATTGATTGCAGAAGGGGAAAAAACTTCAGCAATATTAGTAGCAGAGGGAGAAAAGCAATCAGCTATCTTAAGAGCAGAAGCTAACAAAGAAGCTGCAGTAAGAGTAGCAGAAGGGGAAGCAGAAGCACTTTTAGAAGTGACAAAAGCTCGTGCAGAATCATTGAAATTATTGAATGAATCTCATCCAACTAAGGAAGTTCTTTCACTTAAAGCAATGGAAGCATTTGTAAAAGTTTCAGACGGGAAGGCAACTAAGATTATAATCCCATCAGAATTACAAAATGTAGCTAATATCGCTACAGCTTTTACAGCAGTAGGAGAAAATAAAGGAAAATAA
- a CDS encoding NfeD family protein — translation MIWDSGMIWWFLLTIVFIGVELAAPALVSIWFAFAAIILTLISGMVKNPINEFYIFVGLSGFFLILTRPIAKKLLEKRKPIESRIFGQDVEISKKIEMDLYEVKLDGKYWRATCDEKLEVGDTGVVKRVEGNKLILKKKI, via the coding sequence ATGATATGGGATAGCGGAATGATTTGGTGGTTTTTATTAACCATCGTATTTATAGGTGTAGAGTTAGCAGCACCGGCATTGGTGAGTATATGGTTTGCCTTTGCAGCTATAATATTGACGCTGATATCAGGAATGGTAAAAAATCCTATAAACGAATTTTATATCTTTGTAGGACTCAGTGGATTTTTTCTGATATTGACCAGACCAATAGCTAAAAAACTTTTAGAGAAAAGAAAACCTATTGAAAGTAGGATATTTGGCCAGGATGTCGAAATATCTAAAAAAATAGAAATGGATCTCTATGAGGTGAAACTGGACGGTAAATATTGGAGAGCTACTTGTGACGAAAAGTTGGAAGTAGGAGATACAGGAGTTGTAAAAAGAGTAGAAGGAAATAAATTGATACTTAAGAAAAAAATATAA
- a CDS encoding UvrD-helicase domain-containing protein encodes MKTRDNKNKKVVKASAGTGKTYRLAIEYISRILLGEDYNEILFMTFTRAATAELKVRIFEFLDDLSQGNKELEENIKILYPEIEIDTDRIKKVKTELLLNKDKIRIYTIDSFIAQIFKKAIGPSLNIYTYSMSNTVEAEEIYGEVFSRIIKGEEFHKIKKFLEKTADREVEKYIDLIKKISEERWKFALIGKKEISDDTDSIKAELYRNIVRTFELVDELVTDHGKVYEKVLAKAGKIIEEEFHGILDDKERLITLILEKRKDFLENKIINGTQMGGKAREHIKAQVLEVQGEIHRLLESIIFIEEVVPYEKDILEIEKITRSIYDDIKFREKKFTFSDITNYTSEYMVEEDLDLVNGGIVTDNFYEIIGGKISTLFLDEAQDTSVSQWRIIEPIAKGCDNIIIVGDEKQSIYSWRGGDKGLFLSFDRILGAGTESLPTNYRSEKKIIDFVNLFFDHVSKNHHTKNEDDRWEYKEVKCCKKDDKGFVAVMVDSEIHSEIAIDIKDRFADRGTDGNPDYRGIGVVGRKKKDLSKIGDKLKELGVPYIMENSLSIVQHPCVEEILRLFNFFIHNDFMSLVEFFRKTIEVGEQDLKYLLNNRGNILKYLLIESEEIKNEDIEEVVIKENLRIELNRIKKIKELPYGRMGRGIVEEYNFAETYGATRDIKNINFFLELMEEYDYLSDFMSFLKMNSDSNGLKQVGISELNSVVLMTIHGSKGLDFHTEYMFLSDKGSSYKLTGYSDKGMQHKVQLLAKLDENYEYIEDYLFTNSIYNSAIKKTEIYEHSEQIFLDEEINTLYVGMTRPRANLFLCIEPTKTTKKKEEIFVLNNDILITPIEKYFDVSREVLLEGGTQMLGKFIPYEEKIDDDSRDEIFYIEPDLYRDAVVLKVRGEREDKINQKNENPIEHSVEKELKRKSGLAIHYYLENIEYAGLEEKKTAKQMTLNKYSNMLGIERTRKIIERVEKFISKNSGVFHKRWTIFKELELVTFEKEEVDRIEITKRKTHIIDRLNLDEKKKEIVIYDYKSGVSMDDEQLKRYERVIREKVGDEYSIKTEFLKLD; translated from the coding sequence ATGAAAACAAGGGACAATAAGAATAAAAAAGTAGTGAAAGCCAGTGCAGGAACAGGGAAAACTTACAGACTTGCCATAGAGTATATATCTAGAATATTGTTGGGTGAGGATTACAATGAGATATTGTTTATGACCTTTACCCGTGCAGCTACAGCAGAACTCAAGGTCAGAATCTTTGAATTTTTAGATGACCTTAGTCAGGGGAATAAAGAATTAGAAGAAAATATTAAAATATTATATCCGGAAATTGAGATAGATACAGACAGGATAAAAAAAGTGAAAACCGAACTTTTATTAAATAAAGATAAGATAAGGATCTATACAATAGATTCATTTATTGCCCAGATCTTTAAAAAAGCTATCGGACCGTCACTCAATATCTATACTTATTCTATGAGTAATACTGTGGAAGCTGAGGAGATCTATGGTGAGGTATTCAGTCGTATTATAAAGGGTGAGGAGTTTCATAAAATAAAGAAATTTTTGGAAAAAACAGCAGATAGAGAGGTAGAGAAATATATCGATCTCATAAAAAAAATATCTGAGGAGAGATGGAAGTTTGCTCTGATAGGAAAAAAAGAGATAAGTGATGATACGGATAGTATAAAAGCTGAATTGTATAGAAATATAGTGAGAACCTTTGAATTGGTTGATGAACTAGTGACAGATCATGGTAAGGTCTATGAAAAGGTTTTGGCCAAAGCAGGAAAGATCATAGAGGAAGAATTTCATGGTATTTTAGATGATAAGGAGAGATTGATTACCCTTATATTGGAGAAAAGAAAAGACTTTTTAGAAAATAAAATTATTAATGGGACTCAGATGGGAGGGAAAGCCAGAGAGCATATAAAGGCTCAGGTTTTGGAAGTCCAAGGTGAGATCCATAGGTTACTGGAAAGTATAATTTTCATTGAAGAGGTCGTTCCCTATGAAAAAGATATATTGGAGATAGAGAAGATAACCAGGTCTATCTATGATGATATAAAATTCAGGGAGAAGAAATTTACTTTTTCCGATATAACCAACTATACCAGTGAATATATGGTAGAAGAAGACCTGGACCTTGTAAATGGTGGTATAGTCACAGATAATTTTTATGAGATAATCGGAGGGAAGATCTCAACTTTATTTTTGGATGAGGCACAGGACACCAGTGTATCCCAGTGGAGGATAATTGAACCTATCGCTAAGGGGTGCGACAACATAATTATTGTGGGAGATGAAAAACAAAGTATCTATTCGTGGCGTGGAGGTGACAAGGGGTTATTTCTTAGTTTTGACAGAATCCTAGGAGCTGGGACTGAATCACTGCCAACAAATTATAGAAGTGAAAAAAAGATAATAGATTTTGTTAACTTATTTTTTGATCATGTTTCTAAAAATCATCATACTAAAAATGAAGATGACAGGTGGGAATATAAGGAAGTTAAGTGCTGTAAAAAAGACGATAAGGGATTTGTAGCAGTGATGGTAGACTCTGAAATTCATTCTGAAATTGCCATAGATATTAAAGACAGGTTCGCAGATAGAGGTACAGATGGAAATCCTGATTATAGAGGAATAGGAGTAGTCGGGAGGAAAAAGAAGGATCTCAGTAAGATAGGAGATAAGCTAAAAGAGTTGGGGGTCCCATATATAATGGAAAACAGCCTTTCTATTGTGCAGCACCCCTGTGTGGAGGAGATACTCCGATTATTCAATTTTTTTATTCATAATGATTTTATGTCACTGGTGGAGTTTTTCAGGAAAACCATTGAAGTGGGAGAGCAAGATCTTAAATATTTACTGAATAATAGGGGAAACATACTGAAATATCTATTGATTGAGAGTGAAGAGATAAAAAATGAAGATATAGAAGAAGTCGTTATAAAAGAAAATTTGAGAATAGAATTGAATAGAATAAAAAAAATAAAAGAGTTGCCCTATGGAAGAATGGGAAGGGGCATAGTCGAGGAATATAACTTTGCAGAAACTTATGGTGCTACAAGGGATATAAAAAATATCAACTTTTTCTTGGAACTTATGGAGGAATATGATTATCTGTCTGATTTTATGAGTTTTTTGAAGATGAACAGTGATTCCAATGGGTTGAAACAGGTGGGAATATCTGAACTAAACTCTGTAGTTTTGATGACGATCCATGGATCTAAGGGTTTGGATTTTCATACAGAATATATGTTTTTATCAGATAAGGGATCAAGCTATAAATTGACTGGATATTCAGATAAGGGGATGCAACATAAAGTCCAGCTGTTGGCTAAACTGGATGAAAATTATGAATATATAGAAGACTATCTATTTACTAATTCGATCTATAACAGCGCTATAAAAAAAACAGAGATATATGAACATAGCGAACAAATATTTTTAGATGAAGAGATAAATACTCTCTATGTAGGGATGACCAGACCCCGTGCAAATCTATTTTTATGTATTGAGCCTACAAAAACTACTAAGAAAAAGGAGGAGATATTTGTACTTAACAACGACATCCTAATAACTCCAATTGAAAAATATTTTGATGTATCCAGAGAAGTCCTCTTAGAAGGTGGAACCCAGATGCTGGGTAAATTTATCCCCTATGAGGAAAAAATAGACGATGACAGCAGGGATGAAATTTTTTATATAGAACCTGATCTATATAGAGATGCTGTGGTCCTAAAAGTTCGTGGGGAAAGAGAAGACAAAATCAATCAAAAAAATGAAAACCCCATAGAACATAGTGTAGAAAAAGAATTAAAGAGAAAATCAGGTCTGGCTATCCATTATTATTTAGAAAATATAGAATATGCTGGATTGGAGGAGAAAAAAACAGCTAAACAGATGACGCTGAATAAGTATAGTAATATGCTGGGAATTGAAAGAACTCGAAAGATAATTGAGAGAGTGGAAAAATTTATATCTAAAAATTCCGGAGTTTTTCATAAGAGATGGACTATTTTTAAGGAGTTAGAGTTGGTTACTTTTGAAAAAGAAGAGGTCGATAGAATAGAAATAACTAAAAGAAAGACTCACATCATAGACAGGCTTAACTTGGATGAAAAAAAGAAGGAAATAGTCATCTACGACTATAAATCCGGGGTATCTATGGACGATGAACAGTTGAAACGATATGAGAGGGTTATCAGGGAAAAGGTAGGAGATGAATACAGTATAAAGACTGAGTTTTTAAAGTTAGATTAA
- a CDS encoding APC family permease produces MLKKEINKLDILSLAIGAIIGWGAFVLPGDLFLKAGILNSTIAIITGALIMIGIEKNYGYLLHKFPVAGGEYAFTYDAFGWKHALACGWFLALAYISIVPLNATALALVAKFTMPGFLEVGHLYSIAGSEIYLGEVGVALSALCLFAYLNIKGIKLASQLQKIMVILLVGIVFLFLSLVIARAGITNPNTMSFIDSETVSLSKILKILSIAPMLFVGFDCIPQVAEELDFEAKEASHLAIISILVGGLVYVLIILFTSFGVTSEQIMNGQISWATGYTTEYYFGKIGIILLIVALTSAIVAGINGFYMAASRLLFAMSRGKILPEFFGVLDKKYHTPKNAILFTLGISLIAPWFGRNVLLWIVGTSSVGASIGYLYTSLSSYKLYKEEYGKTFIPSIFGSISGIIFLILLLVPGLDSSLSLPSIIVLVVWGIIGLSFYKFYDLKVVHYTKEELDELILNRDADGNFKEK; encoded by the coding sequence ATGTTAAAAAAAGAAATTAATAAATTGGACATATTATCGTTGGCCATAGGAGCTATTATTGGATGGGGAGCTTTTGTTCTTCCGGGAGATTTATTCTTAAAGGCAGGAATTTTAAATTCAACTATCGCAATAATTACAGGGGCATTAATAATGATCGGAATTGAAAAAAATTACGGTTATCTACTTCATAAGTTTCCAGTAGCAGGGGGAGAATATGCCTTCACCTATGATGCTTTTGGATGGAAGCATGCCTTAGCATGCGGTTGGTTTTTAGCTCTGGCATACATAAGTATTGTTCCGTTAAATGCTACAGCATTAGCTTTAGTAGCAAAGTTTACCATGCCGGGATTTTTAGAAGTGGGTCATCTTTATAGTATCGCGGGATCTGAGATCTATTTAGGAGAAGTAGGAGTAGCTCTATCTGCCCTTTGTTTATTCGCTTATTTAAACATTAAAGGGATAAAATTAGCTTCTCAACTACAGAAGATAATGGTAATTTTATTGGTAGGAATAGTATTTTTATTTTTAAGCCTGGTTATCGCCAGAGCAGGAATTACTAATCCAAATACCATGTCATTTATAGATTCAGAAACAGTAAGTTTATCTAAAATATTAAAGATACTATCTATTGCTCCAATGTTATTTGTAGGATTTGACTGTATCCCTCAAGTGGCAGAAGAACTGGATTTTGAAGCTAAAGAAGCATCTCATCTGGCTATAATTTCTATCTTAGTAGGGGGACTTGTTTACGTATTAATCATTCTTTTTACTTCTTTCGGAGTTACAAGTGAGCAAATAATGAATGGTCAAATCTCTTGGGCAACAGGATATACTACAGAATATTATTTTGGAAAGATAGGAATAATACTTTTAATAGTAGCACTTACATCAGCTATAGTAGCCGGGATAAATGGATTTTATATGGCAGCCAGTAGATTGTTATTTGCCATGTCTAGAGGAAAGATATTACCAGAATTCTTCGGAGTATTGGATAAAAAATATCACACTCCTAAAAATGCAATTTTATTTACCCTAGGTATATCTTTGATAGCTCCTTGGTTTGGTAGAAATGTATTGTTATGGATAGTTGGAACTTCCAGTGTAGGAGCATCTATTGGATATCTATATACAAGTCTTTCATCTTATAAACTATATAAGGAAGAATATGGAAAAACATTTATACCAAGTATTTTTGGTTCTATCTCAGGGATAATATTTTTAATCCTTTTATTGGTACCGGGACTAGACAGTTCTCTAAGCCTTCCATCTATAATAGTTTTAGTAGTTTGGGGTATAATAGGATTATCATTTTATAAGTTTTATGATCTTAAGGTTGTACATTATACCAAAGAAGAGTTGGACGAATTAATTCTAAACAGGGATGCTGATGGAAATTTTAAAGAAAAATAA